The Sphingomonas sp. OV641 DNA window CGGCGCCCGGACCGGGTGATCGCATCCGACCGGCGCGGACGGTCAGCGCAAGGCGCTACACGCCTGCTGGATGCGGATGCATGCCTCGCGCAGCACTTCGTCGCTGGTCGCATAGCTGATGCGCATGGCGGGCGAGAGGCCGAAGGCCACGCCCTGGACGGCGGCGACACGGGCATCTTCCAGCAGATAGCCGACGAAATCGCTGTCCGTCGCGATCGTCTGTCCCTTGGGAGTCGTCTTGCCGATCAGGCCGGACACTTCGGGATAAACGTAAAAGGCGCCTTCGGGCGTCGGGCAGGTGATGCCCTCCACCGCGTTCAACATGCTGACCACCAGATCGCGGCGCACCTTGAAGGCGGCGTTGCGTTCGGCGAGGAACGACTGGTCGCCGTTCAGCGCCGCGGTCGCTGCCGCCTGCGCGATCGAGCAGGGGTTGCTGGTCGATTGCGACTGAAGCTTTGCCATCGCCTTGATCAGCCATTGCGCGCCACCGGCGAAACCGATGCGCCAGCCGGTCATGGCATAGGCCTTCGAGCAGCCGTTCACCGTCAGCGTCCGCTCGTAGAGCGAGGGGCACACCTGGGCGATCGTGGCGAACTGGAAATCGTCATACACGATATGCTCGTACATATCGTCGGCGAAGATCCACACGTGGGGATGACGCTCCAGCACCTCGCCAAGCGCCTTCAGCTCGGTGGCGGTATAAGCCGCACCGGTCGGGTTGGAGGGCGAGTTCAGGATCAGCCACTTGGTGCGCGGGGTGATCGCCGCCTCCAACATCGCCGGCGTCAGCTTGTAGCCATGTTCCGGGCCGGCCGCGACGACGACGGGCGTGCCGCCGGCGAACTGGACGACATCGGGATAGCTGACCCAGTAAGGCGCCGGCACGATCACCTCGTCGCCAGCCTCCACCGTGGCCACCAGCGCGTTGAACAAGGTGTGCTTGCCACCGACGTTCACGCTGATCTGCGCGGGCGAATAATCGAGGCCATTGTCACGCTTGAACTTCGCGACGATCGCGTCCTTCAGCTCGGGCGTGCCATCGACGTTGGTATATTTGGTCTGGCCGCGGCGGATCGCCTCGATCGCTGCTTCCTTGACGAAGTCGGGCGTGTCGAAGTCGGGTTCGCCGGCACCAAGGCCGATGACGTCAATGCCGGCGCGCTTCAGTTCCTGCACCTTGGTGGTGATCGCCAGCGTGGGCGAGGGGCTGATGCGGTCGAGCGCGGCAGAAGTCTTCATCGGGCGGTTCCTTTCGGCGCCGCGGGCTATAGCTATGCCGTTCCCGCTTTCGCAACCGCAACGAAGGCCGGAATGAGCCCGCGGAGCGCATTTCCGACCAGGAAACCACCTGTGAGGTCCCGCGGCGACAGATCCTGCTCCACCGCCCGGCCGGTTTCGAGCAATTCCGCGCGGAGCACGCCGGGCAGCAGCCCGCGCGCAAGCGGCGGCGTGAGCAGCTTTCCGCCCCGCTCCACGAAAACGCTGGTGAAGCTCCCTTCCGTTATCATGCCGGCGGCGTCCACGAAGACGGCCTCGTCGGCGCCGCTTTGGCGTCGTGCCTCATCATAGAAGGTCCGATTGCTGGTCTTGTGACGCAGCCGAAAGTCCGAGGACGCGACGGGCAATGGCACCAGTGACACGCGGAGCGGCTGCACCAGGGCAGGCGGCAGCGGCGCAATCTCGATCGAGATCCGGCCCAACCGGCTGGCGAGCAAACGGATCCGCGCAGGCTTGCGCAGGCGGAAGGTAGCCGCCTGCAATTCATTGCGCGCGTCATGCCGGTCGAAGATGAAGCCGAAGGCCGCCGCACTCGCCTTCATGCGCGCAAGGTGCCGCTCGAGCAGCGCAATGCCGGCCTCCGGATCGAAGTGCATGGTTTCGATCAGGTCAGGGTCCCGCTGTCCGTGGGTGAGGAAGGCGCCCTTTGCCAGCGCCTCATCCCATTCGCCGTCTGCCTGGCTGTCGGCCACGATCCCGCCGCCCAGGCCGATCACGGCCTGTTCGCCGCCACCTGAGAGATGCAAAGTGCGAATCGCCACGTTGAACTGCGCATCGCCGTCGGGCGCGATATGGCCGATCGCGCCCGTATAGGGGCCGCGGGGCGCGCCTTCGACCTCGCCGATCACCTGCATGGCGCGTACCTTGGGCGCACCGGTGATCGAGCCGCAGGGAAACAGCGCGGACAGGACGTCGATCGCGTCAGCGCCGGGCGACAGCTCGGCCGTGACGGTGGAGGTCATCTGGTGGACCGTGGGATAGGGCTCCACCGCAAAAAGCTCCGGCACGCGGACGCTGCCGGGCACCGCGACGCGCGACAGATCGTTGCGCATCAGATCGACGATCATCAGATTTTCGGCGCGCTGCTTCTCGTCAGCGGCTAGGTCGCGGGCGACCTGAGCGTCGCGACGCGCGTCCTCGTCGCGGCGCGCGGTGCCCTTCATCGGCCGGCAGCGCAGCGCGCGTCCAGCGAGGCTGAAGAACAATTCGGGTGAAAAGGACAGCAACGTATCGGTGCCCGTGGCAACGATCGCACCCCAGCCGGCCTCGGCTCGTTCGCGCACCGCGGCATAGAGCGCGAGCGGATCGCCCAGCAGCCGCGCCGTGGCCCGAATGGTGAGATTGGCCTGGTAGATGTCGCCGGCCGCAATCAGCGAAAGCACCTGCTGTAGCATGCCATCATATTCGTCCCGCGATATCTGAGGGCGAACTTCGCCGATCCAGGCGCCGGCCGCTGGCGGGAGGAGTGCCGGCACGGACGGCACTGGCTCACAACGGTCGAACAGTCCGAACCAGAGCAGCGGCGTCGGGCAGTCGCCGTGCCGGCCGGCGCGCGGTTCGAAGGCGGAGCCCGCCTCATAGGAAAGGAACCCCGCCGCATGCTGCCCTGCCGCGACCGCGGCGCGGATCGACTCCAAGGCCGGCGAGACCTGATCCGGCGTCGTCGCCTGAACAATCCGCACAGGATCCCGGTACAGCCGCGCGGGCGCGCCGCCGGCACGGGCATCGTCGAGCAGCACGAATGGCGCAGCGAGCGGCATACAATCGGCCATGCCTTTCCCTCGGCCTGCGGGCAACCCCGCGCATCCGCCTTGCGGGCCGGGCGAATGGCGCGCTAGCACAGATGCGACGGTGAACAGCCGGGCGGGGCCGGTGCAACAACAGCGCCGCGACCCGATCTGAACAAAGGAACAAGTCAGTGACCGATGCCGCGACCGAACCCGCCCTGCGCGCGATGATCGTGCCGGTCACGCCGATCGAGCAGAATTGCACGATCATCTGGTGCACGAAGACGAAGAAGGGTGCCGTGATCGATCCCGGCGGCGATCTGCCGAAGATCAAGGCCGCGATCGCGCAGGCGGGCATCACCGTGGAAAAGATCCTGCTGACCCATGGCCATATCGATCATGCGGGCGAGGCGAAGCCGCTGGCAGACGACCTGGGGGTCAAGATCGAAGGACCGCAGGAGGAAGATCGCTTCTGGCTGGCGCGGCTGGGCGACGATGGTCGCAACTGGGGCATCCGGGGCGTGCCGTTCGAGCCCGACCGGTGGCTGGTCGACGGCGACACCGTAACGGTCGGCGAGCTGACGCTGGACGTTTATCACACCCCCGGCCACACGGCGGGCCATGTGATCTTTCACCACGCCCCGTCCAAGTTCGCGCAGGTTGGCGATGTGCTGTTCCAGGGATCAGTGGGGCGGACCGACCTTCCGCAGGGCAATCACCAGACGCTGATCAATTCCATCGTCACCAAATTGTGGCCGCTGGGCAACGAGACGGCGTTCATCCCCGGTCATGGCAAGCCTTCCACCTTTGCGCATGAGCGGCAGTGGAACATGTTCGTCAGCGACGAGGCGCTGGAGGCCTGAAGGCGCGGCGTGTTGTCGCAGGGCGCCGAGGGGCAGACGGGATCAACGTCGCCGGTCGGCATAGGGGAGCCAGTCGTTTGACCGAAGCCGAGTTCATCGCGGCGCTGCGCCGCCTGCCGCTGCACAAGGGCGCGCTTGGCCTTGGCGACGATGCCGCGCGGCTCGGCAACCTTGTCGTCACCACGGATACGCTGGTGGAAGGTATCCACTTCCTGTCCGATGATCCGGCCGGCGACGTCGCCTGGAAGCTGGTGGTCGTCAGCCTATCCGACCTGGCGGCCAAGGGGGCGGTGCCCGAGGGGGTGATGCTCAACTACCCGCTGTCCGAAACGGCGTGGGACCGGGCCTTTCTGGCTGGGCTTAATACCTGCCTTGCCGTTTTCGATTGCCCGCTGATCGGCGGGGATACCGTGTCCATGCCAAAGGGCGCGCCGCGCGTCCTGACGGTGACGGCATTCGGGCGCGATGCCGCAGCACCTCCGCGCAGCGGCGCCAGGGCGGGTGATCGCCTGTGGGTGACGGGAACGATCGGCGATGGCGGCGCGGGCCTTGCCGTCGCCCGGGCGGGCAGCGGGCCAGAGGCACTGCTCGCCGCCTATCGTCGCCCCCGTCCGCGTCTTGCCGAGGGTCGCGCCCTTGCGCCGATTGCCCATGCGATGATGGACGTGTCGGACGGTTTGCTGATCGACAGCTGGCGAATGGCGGCCGCGAGTGGGCTTGCCGTATCGATCGCGCTGGATGCCGTGCCGCTGTCCGCCGCGTATCGCGCGTATGCGGGGGACGATCCGATGCCGGCGGTGACCGCGGGGGACGATTACCAGCTGCTCTGTGCCCTGCCGCCCGACCAGCGCCCCACCGGACACGCCACGTGCATCGGCACGTTCGCGCCCGGCGCGGGGCTCTCGCTGACGCGTGCCGGCGTCCCCATTCCCCTGCCCGACCGGCTTGGCTTCGAGCATCGCGCCTGAGCAGAGCCGAGTTGGTTGCGCGGGCGCTGAACCCGGTGAACATCGCAGACTTGCTGCGTCCAGCGCCAAGTGCACGACAAGTTGTCGTAGGAAAGCCGCCGCGCAATACTTGCGCTTTCCCGGGACGTGCGTAGGCTCCCGTTCCAGAACGATAATCATAGGAGACCGGCGGTTACCGCCCGAAGGCGGGGCCGACCGGCCACGTTAGGGGAAGGAACGCGATGACCACGGTCTATATCGCCATCCTCTGCGGCCTGTTGGCCGTGGTCTATGGCATCGTCACCAGCCAGCAAGTTCTACGAGCGTCACCCGGCAATGAGCGGATGCAGGACATCGCTTCCGCTATTCAGGAGGGTGCCAAAGCCTATTTGGGGCGGCAATATACCACCATCGCGATCGTCGGCGTGATCGTCGCAGTGATCCTGTTCGCGACGCTGGGAACATTGTCGACCGCCGGTTTCCTGATCGGCGCGACCCTTTCCGGCGTGGCCGGCTATGTCGGCATGAACATCTCAGTACGCGCGAACGTGCGCACGGCCGAGGCGGCACGCGGCACCTTGCAGGGCGGCCTGACGATGGCCTTCCGCTCCGGCGCGGTGACGGGCATGCTGGTGGCGGGGCTGGGGCTGCTCGCGATTGCAGGGTTCTTCTGGTACCTGACCGGGCCGGCGGGCTATGCGCCCAATGCCCGCGAGATCATCGAGGCGCTGACGGCGCTGGCCTTCGGCGCGTCGCTGATCTCGATCTTCGCCCGGCTTGGCGGCGGCATCTTCACCAAGGCGGCGGACGTGGGCGCGGATCTCGTCGGCAAGGTCGAGGCCGGCATCCCGGAGGACGACCCCCGCAACCCGGCGGTGATCGCGGACAATGTGGGTGACAATGTCGGCGACTGTGCAGGCATGGCCGCCGATCTGTTCGAAACCTATGTCGTGACGCTGGGCGTGACGATGATCTCCATTGCGCTGCTGATCCAGGCGTCGGGCGCGGAGCTGATGAACCTGATGAGCCTGCCGCTGATCGTTGGCGGCGTGTGCATCGTCACCTCCATCATCGGCACGTACATGGTGCGGCTGGGATCCAACGGGTCGATCATGGGCGCGCTCTACAAGGGTTTCTGGACCTCGGCGCTGCTCGCCATCCCGGCGATCTATGTGGCGACGCAGATGACGCTGGGCGATCTCAATGCGCCAATTGGCGCGGCGGGCTTTCTCGACGCGCCGGCCGACGCCGTGACGAGCGGGCTTGGCGATCTGGCCGCCACTGGCGTGACCGGCGCGCCGGCAGCCGACGCCTTTACGGGCATGGACCTGTTCTGGTGCATGCTGATCGGCCTGGCCGTGACCGGCCTGATCGTGTGGATCACCGAATATTATACCGGGACCAACTATCGCCCGGTGAAGTCGATCGCGCGGGCGAGCGAAACCGGCCATGGCACCAACGTGATCCAGGGGCTGGCGATCAGCCTGGAGGCGACCGCGCTGCCAACATTGGTCATCGTCGTCGCAGTGGTGGCGGCGTACAAGCTGGCGGGCATCATCGGCATCGCCTTCGCCGCCACGTCGATGCTGGCGCTTGCCGGCATGGTGGTCGCGCTGGACGCCTATGGGCCCGTCACCGACAATGCCGGCGGCATCGCGGAGATGGCGGGGCTGGAGGATGAGGTCCGGCACAAGACGGATGCGCTGGACGCGGTAGGCAACACAACCAAGGCCGTGACCAAGGGCTATGCCATTGGATCCGCGGGGCTTGCCGCGCTGGTCCTGTTCGGCGCCTATACGACTGATCTGCAGACCTATTTCCCGAACATCCAGGTCGATTTCAGCCTGTCCAACCCCTATGTCATCGTCGGGCTGCTGCTTGGCGCCTTGCTGCCGTACCTCTTTGGCGCGTTCGGCATGACCGCCGTCGGGCGGGCTGCGGGCAGCGTCGTTGAGGAGGTTCGCGGCCAGTTTCGCGACAATCCCGGCATCATGGCGGGTACAAGCCGGCCCAATTACGGCCGCACCGTCGACCTGGTCACCCGCGCCGCGATCCGGGAGATGATCGTGCCCTCGCTGCTCCCCGTCCTGTCGCCGATCGTGCTGTATTTCGTGGTGACGGCCGTGGATGGCCAGGCATCGGGCTTTGCGGCGCTTGGCGCGATGCTGCTGGGCGTGATCGTTTCCGGCCTGTTCGTTGCCTTGTCCATGACGAGCGGGGGCGGCGCCTGGGACAATGCCAAGAAGTTCATCGAGGACGGCAATCACGGCGGCAAGGGATCGGAGGCGCACAAAGCGGCCGTTACCGGTGACACTGTCGGTGATCCTTACAAGGACACCGCCGGCCCGGCGGTGAACCCGATGATCAAGATCACCAACATCGTCGCGCTGCTGCTGCTCGCCGCGCTCGCCGGGGCAGGGTCAGGCGTCGGCTAGCCGCGGGCGCGATATTGCGTCAGGCTGCTGCGCTGCCTATCCCGTGATCAAACAGGAGCAATGCAGCAGCCATGACGACCTTTGACGATCGCGAGCGCGCCTTTGAAACCAAGTTCGCACGGGACGAGGAAATGGCGTTCCGCATCATTGCGCGGCGCAACCGCCTGCTCGGACAATGGGCCGCCGAGCTGATGAAGCTGACGCCGGAAGAGGCGGACGCTTATGCCAAGACGGTGGTTCACGCCGATCTGGAAGAAGCCGGCGACGCCGACGTGGTGCGCAAGCTGGTCGGCGACCTGACCGCGGCGGGCGTGGACATGAGCGAGGCGGAAGTTCGCACCGCACTGGACGAACAGACCGTCGAGGCGCGCCGCCAGTTGCTGGAAGCGCAATAACATGCCGATGGCGGCAGACGAGATCGCGGCATTGATCCGCGAAGGCATCCCCGATGCCGAGGTGGAGATCACCGACCTGGCGGGCGATGGCGACCATTATGCCGCGCGTGTGACTGCGGCTTCCTTTGCGGGCATGCCGCGGGTGAAGCAGCATCAGGCAGTCTATGCCGCGCTGGGCGGCCGGATGGGCGGGGTGCTCCACGCCTTGCAGTTGACCACGGGCGTGCCGAAATAACGCCCAGGCTGCTTTCACGCGAGGACCGACAATGACCGAAGATACCAACGCCCGCATCGACGCGGTGGTGAAGAACAACCCCGTCGTTCTGTTCATGAAGGGCAGCCCGCTATTCCCGCAATGCGGCTTTTCGAGCCGGGCGGTGGCGATCCTCCAGCATCTGAATGCGGAGTTCGAGAGCGTCGACGTGCTGCAGGATCAGGGCATTCGCCAGGGCATCAAGGCCTATTCGGACTGGCCCACCATCCCGCAGCTCTACGTCAACGGCGAGTTCGTCGGCGGATCGGACATCATGATGGAAATGTATGAGAGCGGCGAACTGGCCGAGCTGCTGAAAGATACCGTCAAGGCTGCCTGAAGCCGGCGAAGATCGGGTGCGGGCGGGGTGTCGCGAGATCGAAGAAGCGACACACCCGCCCGACTGAAGCGCATCACTGCGCGATGTCTGTTGTTATGCAGCGCCTATGCCAGACGCGGAGAAGCGCGGATTTGCTCGCGTGTGGAGGTTAACGCACCGAGCAGTGACGGCGCCGCTGTAAAGCGGGCCGACACTTTGATGGCGTTACAGGGATCAGCTCTCGTCCGGCCGGGATCCCTTTGCTTGCGCCTCGTACTTGGAATGTTTTCGTACGACCCTAATCAATCCGTTCTGAGCTTCGCCGGAAGGCGTGTTCAGGGTCCGTCTTTTGACGTGCTAAGTACGGACGGAGTTGATGGACGAGCGCTCCTGGCGGCCCCGCGTGATCTGGAGCACGTTCGCGCCGAAGCCGTAACCTATGCACATCCCACCTCGTCATGCCGGGCTTGTCCCCGCATTCAGGATGGCGAGGAGCCTCAAGCTATCGAGTTTGGGGAATTCCGGACCTCAGCACAGGGCGGGAGTGACGACGCTTTCTGCGGCTTGATACGAGTTCGCCGAAGCCCGACTCTGTTGGGGAGAAAGTCGGCTGGTGCGATCCGCGCGCGCCGTCGTCTGCGGATCTCGGGGGTGGTCCGTCTCGATACTGTTGGACGGCTTGTTGAGCGCACTTTCGAAAAGCGCTCAATACCGGCGCTGATGTTGGATCAACCCATGTGACGGCGAAGCGCGTCGAGGTCGGCAGGCGTGTCGATGTCGGCGAGTTCCGCCGGTGACGCGTCGACCTGGCGGCCAGCGCGGATGAGGTCGCGGGCGCCGTGATCGCCGGTTAGCGTCAGCAAGCGGCCGAACAGATCGCGTCCGAACAGGGCGGGCGGGCGCGGGGGACGGCCGGTGCTGGCTGAGGCGACGACAGCGTCACCTCCCTCGGCAGCGTCGAGCAAGCGGCGGACATGCGCCGCGGTGATGCAGGGCATGTCGGCGAGCGCGACCAATAACGCACCCGCGCCTTGCGCCCGGGCCCACGCCACGCCCAGGCGGAGCGAGGAGGCCATGTCCGCCACCACATCGCGATTTTCGATCACGGCAAAGCCGTGCGCCGCATAGTCGATGCGGCAGCGGCGGACGATCGCGGCACGGGCGCGAAACGGGATGCCGGCCAGTGTCTCCGCCGGGTGCAGCCCCAATGGCCGGCCGGCGAGGGGCTCGTCCAGCTTGCTGCGCTCTCCCCCGAACCGCTGC harbors:
- the pabB gene encoding aminodeoxychorismate synthase component I, which encodes MADCMPLAAPFVLLDDARAGGAPARLYRDPVRIVQATTPDQVSPALESIRAAVAAGQHAAGFLSYEAGSAFEPRAGRHGDCPTPLLWFGLFDRCEPVPSVPALLPPAAGAWIGEVRPQISRDEYDGMLQQVLSLIAAGDIYQANLTIRATARLLGDPLALYAAVRERAEAGWGAIVATGTDTLLSFSPELFFSLAGRALRCRPMKGTARRDEDARRDAQVARDLAADEKQRAENLMIVDLMRNDLSRVAVPGSVRVPELFAVEPYPTVHQMTSTVTAELSPGADAIDVLSALFPCGSITGAPKVRAMQVIGEVEGAPRGPYTGAIGHIAPDGDAQFNVAIRTLHLSGGGEQAVIGLGGGIVADSQADGEWDEALAKGAFLTHGQRDPDLIETMHFDPEAGIALLERHLARMKASAAAFGFIFDRHDARNELQAATFRLRKPARIRLLASRLGRISIEIAPLPPALVQPLRVSLVPLPVASSDFRLRHKTSNRTFYDEARRQSGADEAVFVDAAGMITEGSFTSVFVERGGKLLTPPLARGLLPGVLRAELLETGRAVEQDLSPRDLTGGFLVGNALRGLIPAFVAVAKAGTA
- a CDS encoding DUF1476 domain-containing protein; this encodes MTTFDDRERAFETKFARDEEMAFRIIARRNRLLGQWAAELMKLTPEEADAYAKTVVHADLEEAGDADVVRKLVGDLTAAGVDMSEAEVRTALDEQTVEARRQLLEAQ
- a CDS encoding sodium-translocating pyrophosphatase; its protein translation is MTTVYIAILCGLLAVVYGIVTSQQVLRASPGNERMQDIASAIQEGAKAYLGRQYTTIAIVGVIVAVILFATLGTLSTAGFLIGATLSGVAGYVGMNISVRANVRTAEAARGTLQGGLTMAFRSGAVTGMLVAGLGLLAIAGFFWYLTGPAGYAPNAREIIEALTALAFGASLISIFARLGGGIFTKAADVGADLVGKVEAGIPEDDPRNPAVIADNVGDNVGDCAGMAADLFETYVVTLGVTMISIALLIQASGAELMNLMSLPLIVGGVCIVTSIIGTYMVRLGSNGSIMGALYKGFWTSALLAIPAIYVATQMTLGDLNAPIGAAGFLDAPADAVTSGLGDLAATGVTGAPAADAFTGMDLFWCMLIGLAVTGLIVWITEYYTGTNYRPVKSIARASETGHGTNVIQGLAISLEATALPTLVIVVAVVAAYKLAGIIGIAFAATSMLALAGMVVALDAYGPVTDNAGGIAEMAGLEDEVRHKTDALDAVGNTTKAVTKGYAIGSAGLAALVLFGAYTTDLQTYFPNIQVDFSLSNPYVIVGLLLGALLPYLFGAFGMTAVGRAAGSVVEEVRGQFRDNPGIMAGTSRPNYGRTVDLVTRAAIREMIVPSLLPVLSPIVLYFVVTAVDGQASGFAALGAMLLGVIVSGLFVALSMTSGGGAWDNAKKFIEDGNHGGKGSEAHKAAVTGDTVGDPYKDTAGPAVNPMIKITNIVALLLLAALAGAGSGVG
- a CDS encoding pyridoxal phosphate-dependent aminotransferase, which gives rise to MKTSAALDRISPSPTLAITTKVQELKRAGIDVIGLGAGEPDFDTPDFVKEAAIEAIRRGQTKYTNVDGTPELKDAIVAKFKRDNGLDYSPAQISVNVGGKHTLFNALVATVEAGDEVIVPAPYWVSYPDVVQFAGGTPVVVAAGPEHGYKLTPAMLEAAITPRTKWLILNSPSNPTGAAYTATELKALGEVLERHPHVWIFADDMYEHIVYDDFQFATIAQVCPSLYERTLTVNGCSKAYAMTGWRIGFAGGAQWLIKAMAKLQSQSTSNPCSIAQAAATAALNGDQSFLAERNAAFKVRRDLVVSMLNAVEGITCPTPEGAFYVYPEVSGLIGKTTPKGQTIATDSDFVGYLLEDARVAAVQGVAFGLSPAMRISYATSDEVLREACIRIQQACSALR
- the grxD gene encoding Grx4 family monothiol glutaredoxin, which produces MTEDTNARIDAVVKNNPVVLFMKGSPLFPQCGFSSRAVAILQHLNAEFESVDVLQDQGIRQGIKAYSDWPTIPQLYVNGEFVGGSDIMMEMYESGELAELLKDTVKAA
- a CDS encoding MBL fold metallo-hydrolase, which codes for MIVPVTPIEQNCTIIWCTKTKKGAVIDPGGDLPKIKAAIAQAGITVEKILLTHGHIDHAGEAKPLADDLGVKIEGPQEEDRFWLARLGDDGRNWGIRGVPFEPDRWLVDGDTVTVGELTLDVYHTPGHTAGHVIFHHAPSKFAQVGDVLFQGSVGRTDLPQGNHQTLINSIVTKLWPLGNETAFIPGHGKPSTFAHERQWNMFVSDEALEA
- the thiL gene encoding thiamine-phosphate kinase encodes the protein MTEAEFIAALRRLPLHKGALGLGDDAARLGNLVVTTDTLVEGIHFLSDDPAGDVAWKLVVVSLSDLAAKGAVPEGVMLNYPLSETAWDRAFLAGLNTCLAVFDCPLIGGDTVSMPKGAPRVLTVTAFGRDAAAPPRSGARAGDRLWVTGTIGDGGAGLAVARAGSGPEALLAAYRRPRPRLAEGRALAPIAHAMMDVSDGLLIDSWRMAAASGLAVSIALDAVPLSAAYRAYAGDDPMPAVTAGDDYQLLCALPPDQRPTGHATCIGTFAPGAGLSLTRAGVPIPLPDRLGFEHRA
- a CDS encoding BolA/IbaG family iron-sulfur metabolism protein, whose translation is MPMAADEIAALIREGIPDAEVEITDLAGDGDHYAARVTAASFAGMPRVKQHQAVYAALGGRMGGVLHALQLTTGVPK
- a CDS encoding NTP transferase domain-containing protein, producing MIAAENTALILLAAGQSQRFGGERSKLDEPLAGRPLGLHPAETLAGIPFRARAAIVRRCRIDYAAHGFAVIENRDVVADMASSLRLGVAWARAQGAGALLVALADMPCITAAHVRRLLDAAEGGDAVVASASTGRPPRPPALFGRDLFGRLLTLTGDHGARDLIRAGRQVDASPAELADIDTPADLDALRRHMG